The genomic interval CAGGCTATTCAGCAATTGAGGCCTTATGCTAACAGATTAAATATAACCTTAAGCAACATCCTGTCTGGTGGTGATTCTGGAAGTGGCATTTCTTTAGGAAAAGAAACTTTGAAACAAAAACCTTTAATGATCATTATTACATCAGATCGGGGTTTGTGCGGTGCATTTAATGCAAATATTTTAAAGCTTGCATTCTTTTATACAAAAGAACATTATGCTGAACAATATGAAGCTGGCAATTTAAGTTTTTTGTGTATCGGCAAAAAAGGATTTGATTATTTCAGACGTCGTTTTCCAAAAGCGACTTTCATTGACCAATATCTTACATTATACAGTAATCATAATTTTGAAAAAATTGCGGAATTAGCAGATCGATTAATGATCGATTTTCAAAATAGTACATTTGATCAATTGGAATTATACTACGGTCGTTTCAAAAATGCTGGTACCCAATTTCCGGAAAGAGAACAATATCTTCCAGTAGGAAAATTAGAGGTAGAATCCAATGTTAAAACTGGAATGAAAGCCGATTATATTTTTGAACCCAATCAACAACAACTCTTAGAAGAATTGATTCCTTCTATACTTCAAACCCAACTTTTTAAATGTCTTCTTGACACCCAAGCTTCAGAACATGGTGCTCGTATGACCGCCATGGATAAGGCCACTGAAAATGCGGAGGATATGTTAGGAGAACTCAGAATTAATTATAACAAGGCGCGTCAAGAATCTATTACAAAAGAATTATCTGAAATCGTAGGAGGTGCAGCAGCTTTAGAGGGTTAATTTTTTTAAAAAAATTGACAGACGTACACTAACAAACAACCGTCAAATCCCCATTCTTCATAATTAAAGATCCATTCAGCTCTACTAATGGAGCATACCATATATACACTCTTAATAATACATTTTGTCCATTCCCTTTTCCATCCTAGACCAAATGAAGTTCATTTGGATTGAAATTTTGTTTTCGCCAAACTAATGCTCCTCAATGTTATAAATCATAAGTGATTTGACAAATGAAATAGTCTTGCCATTGACGAAAATAGTAAACCATCCATTTATTCCTTCTGGATTCATACTGTTAATGTATAAATTACTGCATTCTTTTTAATTCTTAAATTGCTGGTTTTTTATACCTCCTACAATAAACGATGAAGCCTATACAGGGATTTAAAATTAATCCAAGGCCGAATCCAAAAACATAATTCTACAATTGTTCCATCCTGTTTTCAATAATAAATATGGATATAAAATAATATTTATCGCATTCCTTGATTTTATTTTTTTACATTCTTTAGTAATCTCTAAATGATTGTTTGTTCTATATTCCTTTTAATGTACAGGCAATTCTTTTTCTTTCAATTTCAACAGACAGTACTTTTACCATTACTTGTTGATTCAATCGAACCACCTCTAAAGGATCTTTTACAAAACGATCTGCCAATTGTGAAATATGTATAAATCCACTGTCTTTAATCCCTAAATCAACAAAAGCTCCAAACTGTGTAATGTTTGTGATAATGCCAGGTAACATCATTCCCTCTGACAAATCATTTATACTCCGAATGTCAGAAAAATCAAATTGCTTTGCTTCTCCACGTGGATCGAGGCCTGGTTTTTCCAATTCTTTTAAAATATCATTCAAGGTAGGAATGCCAATCACATCAGTAACATAATTTTGAATTACAATTTTCTTCCGCAATTCAGAATCCAGGATTAATTGATTTATATCACAGTTTAAATCCTTTGCCATTTGTGTTACAAGACTGTAGGATTCCGGATGTACTGAAGTATTATCCAATGGATTCTCTGAATCCCGAATACGCAAAAAACCAGCACATTGCTCAAATGCTTTATTACCTAATCGGGGTACCTTTTTTAATTGATCCCGATTCGAAAATGAATGTATCTGATCTCTGTATTGAATGATATTCTGTGCTACTATCGGACCTAATCCTGAAATATATTGTAGCACATGTTTACTTGCCGTATTTAAATTAATTCCAACAAGATTTACACAATTTGATACACAACGATCTAAACTTAGTTTCAATTCTTTTTGATTAACATCATGTTGATATTGTCCGACACCAATACTTTTTGGATCAATTTTTACTAATTCTGCCAACGGATCCATTAAGCGCCTTCCAATACTAATAGCGCCTCGTATAGTCAAATCTAATTCCGGATATTCCTCCCGTGCAACTTCACTTGCAGAATAAATAGATGCTCCTGCTTCATTCACCATGAACAATTCAAGTTTAGCTTCTCTTTTTATTGTTTGCAAAAAATCCATCGTTTCACGTCCTGCAGTTCCATTCCCAATTGCAATTGCTTCGATATGGTGCACCTGAATTAAATGTTCTAATAGTTCTTTGCTTTTCTGAATTTCAGCTTGTGGTGGATGTGGAAATATTGTTTGATAGGATACTAAATTACCTCTGTTGTCTAAACATACTACTTTGCATCCACTTCGAAATCCAGGATCTATACCCATTACAAATTTTTCGCCAAGTGGTGCTGCCAATAATAATTGCTTTAAGTTTTCAACGAAAACAGAAATAGCTGCCACATCTGCTTTATCCTTGCTACTTTGGCGAAATTCAGTTTCAATAGAGGGTTGCAGTAACCGTAGATAGCTGTCTCCAATAGATCGTTTTAACTGCTTCGCACAGTCCCCATAAGATGTAATAAGATGCTTTTCAATATCTGTTAAACAAGAACTATTTTCTGGCTCCATTTTAACTCGTAAAAAACCTTCCTCCTCTCCTCTTCTAATAGCAAGTAATCGATGGGATGGACATTTTGATAAGAGCTCCTGAAATTGAAAATAATCCCGATACATTTTACCAGCTTCTTCTTTTCCTTTCACTACTTTAGAAAAAATGATTGCAGATTTGTTAAAATGATTCCTGACCAAATTTCGAATTGTCAAATCTTCATTAATCCATTCGGCTATGATATCACTCGCTCCGAGTAAACCTTCTGCTTCATTTTGAATTTGATCATTTATAAAAGTGGCTGCAATAGAATTTAGATTTTTCTCTTTTTGTTCCATTATTATTTTTGCTAATGGCTCCAATCCTTTTTCTTTTGCAAGATCTGCTCGGGTTTTCCG from Saprospiraceae bacterium carries:
- the atpG gene encoding ATP synthase F1 subunit gamma produces the protein MAANLKEVRNRIKSVVSTQQITKAMKMVSAAKLRKAQQAIQQLRPYANRLNITLSNILSGGDSGSGISLGKETLKQKPLMIIITSDRGLCGAFNANILKLAFFYTKEHYAEQYEAGNLSFLCIGKKGFDYFRRRFPKATFIDQYLTLYSNHNFEKIAELADRLMIDFQNSTFDQLELYYGRFKNAGTQFPEREQYLPVGKLEVESNVKTGMKADYIFEPNQQQLLEELIPSILQTQLFKCLLDTQASEHGARMTAMDKATENAEDMLGELRINYNKARQESITKELSEIVGGAAALEG
- a CDS encoding RNA-binding transcriptional accessory protein; protein product: MYSNKISKILQIPEQHVKNVLNLFETGATIPFIARYRKEATGSLDELKLAQIQDLNQKAGELEKRRALIFESIQEQGKLTPELIDKIQRAQTLAELEDLYLPFKQKRKTRADLAKEKGLEPLAKIIMEQKEKNLNSIAATFINDQIQNEAEGLLGASDIIAEWINEDLTIRNLVRNHFNKSAIIFSKVVKGKEEAGKMYRDYFQFQELLSKCPSHRLLAIRRGEEEGFLRVKMEPENSSCLTDIEKHLITSYGDCAKQLKRSIGDSYLRLLQPSIETEFRQSSKDKADVAAISVFVENLKQLLLAAPLGEKFVMGIDPGFRSGCKVVCLDNRGNLVSYQTIFPHPPQAEIQKSKELLEHLIQVHHIEAIAIGNGTAGRETMDFLQTIKREAKLELFMVNEAGASIYSASEVAREEYPELDLTIRGAISIGRRLMDPLAELVKIDPKSIGVGQYQHDVNQKELKLSLDRCVSNCVNLVGINLNTASKHVLQYISGLGPIVAQNIIQYRDQIHSFSNRDQLKKVPRLGNKAFEQCAGFLRIRDSENPLDNTSVHPESYSLVTQMAKDLNCDINQLILDSELRKKIVIQNYVTDVIGIPTLNDILKELEKPGLDPRGEAKQFDFSDIRSINDLSEGMMLPGIITNITQFGAFVDLGIKDSGFIHISQLADRFVKDPLEVVRLNQQVMVKVLSVEIERKRIACTLKGI